GAAACACAATCTGGCCATGAGCAGGGTGTGCAACATGGCATGGACAGTAGTCAGCACCCAggacagcaccagcagggagagacagagcttggGGCTCATGATGGTGGTGTAGTGCAGAGGGAAACAGAtagccacatagcggtcataggccatggccACCAGGAGGAAGCTCTCCAGgtctccaaaaaatagaaagaagtacATCTGGGTCAGGCAGCCAGCATATGGGATGGATGGGACTTGGCTCTGCATGTTCTGCAGCAATTTGGGCATTGTGACGGAGGAaaaacagaagtcagagaaggacaaattgCTAAGAAACAAATACATGGGCGTGTGGAGGTGGGAGTCCAGGCGAATGAGGACGATGATGAGAAGGTTCCCCATGACAGTGGTAACATACATGACTAGAAACAGGGCATAGAACTGGTCTCGCAGCTCTGACTTGATGGGTGGGCCCATGAGGAGGAATTCTAAGATGACAGTTTGATTCTttcctgtcatgctctgtcttcaGTATCTTTAGGAGGAAATTATAGTTTCCATTAaaacctgaattttaaaatgaacatatttctaTAATACATGGCCTGCTGGGTGCTCAGCAAAGATACTTTATATCACTCTTATAACAATAATCAccatttctatacacaaaatTTCTAACATCACAATCTCTATGACTGGAAAtgacttttcttcatttctttttaacgtGTAACAATatctagaattttataaaaacaatcttATCCATTATCTTCTGAGACACATATATATTGGTTTCCCTCATACCTACCTGACCAGGTATCCTCCGTAACTCTGATTGGTTTCTGTTTTGTCAATGTCTTCATGTTGGTGTTCCAGGGTTTTTCCATAAACACTATTCTCTTACAATAGTACCTATACAACCAAGAAAAACTCATCTACTCTAATGGATGTGATAACATTTAATCCTCAGATGTAGATGGACTCTCTAACCTATATCCTATCTACCTAGTTGCTTACTGATTATCTTCCCTTAGACATAACATATGCATTTTAAGCTCAGCAGATCCCAAGAGAAACTCATGATCTTACCCTGTCCATCTCCCAGTCCCAATTCCCCCCCACTGGAGGTCCCCATAGCTTAGTAAAAAGGAACCCAGGTGTTCTGGTCATATACTTcaagttttctttcattccttcctttctctcatcaTCAATATCCAATCTGTTAACACATCCTAAAGATGCTGCCATGTAAATCCCTTTCTCATTCATCCACTCCTTATCTCAACCATGAATACCCTGGTTAGACTGACATCATGTATTGTCTGTACTATTGGAACAAGCTCTTCACTAATATCCATGCATCCATGCTTAAATACTCTCCTTTAATATCCTTTGTTTACACTATGACATTATAAGGTGAAAATCTGATAATCATTCTGCCTAAAGTCTTAATAGATTCTCATAGCTCTTAAGATAAAGGCAAAATTCCTATCAAGGGCATAAAAGGTGCTTCATGACCTGACCCTGGCCTATGTCCACAGCTTCACACAGTGACACACACTCACCTTTTCAGAAATGCTGGACTTGAAAGTCACAATTTCTGGCCTCCAGCCTTTTCTACCTGCTGGCCCTCCTGAGAAGcattttcctccctctgctcctcttcaccTGGCTTTCCCCTACTTATCCTTCAGGCATATGACACAGCACTTACCCAGCTATACCTCTCCTGTCCCCTTCAGACCAAGTGAGAACATGCTCCTATGTTTCTATGACATCCAGTGCTTGTCCCTAGAGCACTAACTGCCCATGGAATTGTTTATAGCTACCTCCCTACTGAATTGCAGACTACATGCAGGAAAGGCTGTGCCTGCCTTCATGACTACAAAAGTGCCAGCACctggcagggtgcctggatgtAGCcagtgtttcataaatatttattgtctgtgcTTCAGGCTGAGTCATGCATTCCTTCaacttcaatgatttttttaaatttatttttgagagacagagagagacagcatgagcaggggaaatttagagagagagggagacacagaatccgaagcaggctccagactctgagctaactgtcagcagagagcccaatgcggggcttgaacccacgagccacaagatcatgacctgagctgaagatggacacttaaccaactgagccacccagacaccccctttttttgtaatttttttatttttgagagacaaagagagaaaacaagagcagGGGTTGTCAACTTTAAAGACAGTAGACTCCTGAGGaatttgggtggttcagttggttcagtgtccgactcttgattttagttcaggtcatgaatccAGAGTCATCAGAtagagctctgctttgggcttcattctcagtgtggagcctgcttagtattctctctctctctctctctctctctctctctctctctctctctctctctctgtctcttccactttcccaatccctcacttcctctctttctcttctcaaataataatagtaaaataaaaacagcaaactCCTGTTAGAATATCTACTCTTACTAAATTCTCTCAAAACAAGAACTCACTAGTTTCAACCATTTAGCATTGAATTTGTCACTTTGTTGCAGATTCATGAATGTAATAATGTACCCATGGAAAATATCGGGGTACCTCAGATGACACTGTTCTTATCACTAATACAGCTGATACAGGTAATAGAGATATACCactatgtatatagatatataaaaatagatataatctCCTATCAGTTCTTGTTCTCTAGAGACCCCTGAATAACACACCTCAGTGTGTCTCAGCTGacaagaaagcagaagagaacCACCAAGAGATGTGGGAAGCTCCTTCATTAAAGTCATAACTGAGTCCACCTGCTACGACTTTCACCCTGCTGGTGCTAGTTGATCCAACCACATTAACCATTTTTACACAAGGATTTTATGTACCAGCATTACAGGGGAAAGAAACATCTAGGGGATATCATACTGCTGTTTTCTCAGAATTTTGCTTCCCAGTAAATGAGTGGGATCCATCTCTGGTGTTGAGGGCATGATGAGGAATCACCAACTAGAGAAGGCACTTGCAGAGGCTACTACTGAGTAGGCAATGATCATCTTCACCCATTGTCAGTAGTTCTCAGACTAGCCTGCACATCAAAATCACCTAGCACGGTACTTCTAAAATTAAATGTTCATGCATATCACCCACGATTTCGGCCACAACATTGATTCTGGTTCAGGGGGCCAGTTTTACATTTCTAAGTAGCAACTGGTAACTATAATTCTATGGCCCATGGACTGCACAGtgaatagcaaatatttatgatgcttttaaaaatgaatattactgAGTGCCCTCTGATAAATATAATCACAATCTTAGAGGAGGGCTGTGGAAAGATTTTTAATGCTCCcagataattctaaaaaaaaaaaggctcagacTATTTCATTAAAGCCCATCACAAGACCTGTCATCAGATTGGAACTATATAATCTTGTAAGAATACATGACACAGTAATATTTACAAATGCTATCATTGACCACAAGATTGTAACTGGTGAACATTAACTGAAATATTTCTAGAATGTGGGGAAGTCTTGGGAGGCAGGGTGGTGAAGAAGAGGAGGGCTATCATACCTGAAGCANNNNNNNNNNNNNNNNNNNNNNNNNNNNNNNNNNNNNNNNNNNNNNNNNNNNNNNNNNNNNNNNNNNNNNNNNNNNNNNNNNNNNNNNNNNNNNNNNNNNGCCCATCACAAGACCTGTCATCAGATTGGAACTATATAATCTTGTAAGAATACATGACACAGTAATATTTACAAATGCTATCATTGACCACAAGATTGTAACTGGTGAACATTAACTGAAATATTTCTAGAATGTGGGGAAGTCTTGGGAGGCAGGGTGGTGAAGAAGAGGAGGGCTATCATACCTGAAGCACCATCCTGCAGAACATGATACAACCTGGGAAAGCAAGACCTGTAAGTTGGAAAGACCCTAAGGGACCAGCTCATTCACCCTCTGCCCAACTTACCCAGTGTGTCTGAGGGTGACTCCGGGACACTAATCTAAGGTCTGTTTCCCTTTATTTACTAAGATATGTGAAGTGACAGCCTCTGTAGTCATTATCTGtgtctgcaaaatcccttttcaTATCTCCAGGACCCTGGACCTCAGAGGGGTCTACATCTTAAAAGAACTcaagaaagacactgaaattacCTGGGACCCCTTAGGACAAATGCTCTCAGAGTCTTAGAACAATGACTGACTACATCAATGATCTCATCTGTTGTCGGGAAAGGTGTAGATTAAGAGAAGCTCACATAGGGTTCCTTAATCACTGCCTGTTTCGGGAATGGAGAGTAGTCCTGAAGGCTAGAGGCGACATTTTGGGAGGTGAAGAAGGATGGTTGGCAACGAAGAGAGACCAGACTGAATATCCTAAAACATCGTACAATGTAAGAGGCTTTATCTTATGGCCAACAAGATGTCATCAGTGGTGTCTGAACCAAGTGCCATGAGAGATATGCATATTGGAAAGATTCCTAGGGTGGCATAATCTCATTAAAACCTTGTTCCTCATATACATTCTCAAGGGGAGAGTTAAACCTGCAGCTAACAAAAATTAGATCTCTAAAACCGACCATCTGCAGATACATAGAGAGTGCTGGAATAAGGGAAAATGTAAACTCTTCCAGATTATGTTCAATTGTTCCTCATgcagagatagaaaaagaaactcagataTGAATCCCACTGTAGCATGTCTACTTCATTACTTCTCTTGGAAAATCTTTATAGAACtctgtcaccaccatcatctctaCCACTCTTCCTATGCGTCAGATTACCTCTTAATTTCCCGTTCTCCTTGTACTGAGATTGATCACAAGGCCATAGATGACATTTATAAATCCTTTTTTCACTACACATTCTGTGTTCTCATTGGCCATAATCTCTGCTGGATGGGGTTCTTTCCATATCAGTTAATATGCAAACCTTCATTCCTAGGGAATCTCTACCCTCATTGGTCTTGCCTTTATTAGGTTGTGACAGTTTCCAGTAAGACTTATTATTAGATAAAATTCTAAGTGGCACGAAAAGAATTCCCCAGAATTTCAGATATGATTCTATCTGCCCCATTTGNNNNNNNNNNNNNNNNNNNNNNNNNNNNNNNNNNNNNNNNNNNNNNNNNNNNNNNNNNNNNNNNNNNNNNNNNNNNNNNNNNNNNNNNNNNNNNNNNNNNAGTCAAGAATGTAAATTAAGCTTtgagccataaagagtctaacAAAAGGGAACTCTTTATTGATATTAGTAAAatcctttagtaaatctgtgtttagtgagggcttctccctcgctcatttcccaggttgatggTTAATAATTAGAACTAAAATTGTTGGTCTGTCTCAGGACAGAGACCTGAAATAATTTCCCAGCAGCTGCCGGGTTCATTTGGTCCCGGGGATAATTCTTTcacttctctggactgacatggattgcctaaaTTCTATtggttaaacaaaattaaataaagccaAAATTAGCCTCAAACCTGCTCCTGTCTGAGCTAacaaattttaaactgggaatttttctctgccccctggggagcctaTCTTGcactcccttccccagccccatcgcccagggcaaccagagggccTCAGGTTACAACCGCTGGGCggggagaggccaatttgcataCGAAACAATAGACCACAAAAAATCAgcttttgcaccaaatttcgaggttaaaatcaactgtagagaacaaacatcTTACTTGgtcttaaataaaacttattcagtgcttaagtttgttggttaaaacaaaaatttatgttctatctaaatctaccataagtcaaataggttcctatgatctcTACTCCAACCAAGTTTAACAAGCAtgtgtcaaagattaatttggtctgttctatagttttcattgaatAGTTTTAAGGTTCTTAATAAGTTAAAAGGTTAA
The genomic region above belongs to Suricata suricatta isolate VVHF042 chromosome 17, meerkat_22Aug2017_6uvM2_HiC, whole genome shotgun sequence and contains:
- the LOC115282183 gene encoding olfactory receptor-like protein DTMT codes for the protein MTGKNQTVILEFLLMGPPIKSELRDQFYALFLVMYVTTVMGNLLIIVLIRLDSHLHTPMYLFLSNLSFSDFCFSSVTMPKLLQNMQSQVPSIPYAGCLTQMYFFLFFGDLESFLLVAMAYDRYVAICFPLHYTTIMSPKLCLSLLVLSWVLTTVHAMLHTLLMARLCFCADNIIPHFFCDMSALLKLACSDTWVNELVIFIIGGPIVVIPFLLIVMSYARIVSSILKVPSTRGFRKAFSTCGSHLSVVSLFYGAIIGLYLCPSANNSAVKETVMAMMYTVVTPMLNPFIYSLRNRDMKEALGRVFCGKKIPFSV